From the Psychrobacillus sp. FSL K6-4046 genome, one window contains:
- the recU gene encoding Holliday junction resolvase RecU — protein MAIQYPNGKVYTPTKKTKTPKQKDYSFSNRGKTLEDEINDANEYYLAHDIAVIYKKPIPIQVVKVDYPSRSSAVIKEAYYRTPSTTDFNGVYKGKYIDFEAKETENKTSFPLKNVHLHQVEHMGRVVQQLGISFLLVRFSTTDRYFYLSYEHLKFFWDRMRSGGRKSITLGEFEEYGIEITPKYAPRVNYLKIVNDLYV, from the coding sequence TTGGCTATCCAATACCCTAATGGGAAGGTATATACACCTACCAAGAAAACAAAAACCCCAAAGCAAAAGGATTATTCTTTCAGTAATAGGGGTAAGACGTTAGAAGATGAGATAAATGATGCCAATGAGTACTATCTAGCTCATGACATTGCTGTCATCTATAAAAAACCAATACCTATTCAGGTCGTTAAGGTAGATTACCCAAGTAGAAGCTCGGCGGTTATAAAAGAAGCTTATTACAGGACACCATCCACTACTGACTTTAACGGGGTATACAAAGGGAAATATATTGACTTTGAAGCAAAAGAAACGGAAAATAAGACTTCATTTCCTTTAAAAAACGTTCATCTTCATCAAGTAGAACATATGGGAAGAGTTGTTCAGCAACTCGGTATTAGCTTTCTATTGGTTCGTTTTTCAACAACGGATCGATATTTTTATTTGTCTTACGAGCATTTAAAATTTTTTTGGGATAGAATGCGATCTGGAGGAAGAAAATCAATCACTCTCGGGGAATTTGAGGAATATGGGATTGAAATAACTCCAAAATATGCACCAAGGGTCAATTATTTAAAGATAGTTAATGACTTGTATGTATAA